The Stieleria maiorica genome includes the window GTGACGTATTTCAAGTGATCTCGGTCCCATTGGTGTCGGAGAGGGTGAATTTGATGTGCGTGAAGTCCTCCCCCGACTCCGCGTAGATCACGCCGGAATGCTTGTCGACGATCCGCTTGCACAGGCTGAGCCCGACCCCCGTTCCGGAGTGCGCCGATCCGCCGGTGGTGCGATACATCTTGAATACTTCCTTCAGCTGATTCTGCGGAATCGAGGAACCGCTGTTTTTTACCCCGAGAACCCAGGTCTCACCGGAGTGGTTGGCGGTGAAGTGCAGGGTGAATCCGTTGCCGTCGGCATGTGCCAATGCATTGGAAACCAGGTTACGGTAAAGCAGTTCCAGGTACGATTCGTACCCCAACAGATCACCGGGGTGAACGTCCTTTTCTAGGACCACCTGACGGGCACGGATGCTGGTTTCGAACTCTTGCAGGACAGGATTGATGATTCGGTCAAAGTCGAGCGGCTGGCGCTCGATTCGCTCCTCGGAGACCTGCGTCAGCATCCGAAAGTCTTGGACCATCGCCAGCATTTGATCCGAACAGCGCGACGCGTTGGAGATCAAGAACCGCAACTCCTCGTCATCGATCTCCTTCAGATGGTGCGCGATCAAGCCCATCAAATTGGACTGCATCCGCGCCGGTTCACGCAGATCGTGTGCGGCAAGGTGCGCAAAATGCTCCAGGTCACTGTTGGTGATTTTCAGACGCCGGTTGGCACGCACCAGCTTGGATTCTTTGTTCTTGATCGTGACGGCCATCTCTTCAAAGGCGGTTGCCAGGACGCCGATTTCGTCGGTCCTGTCCTTCGGCAACTCGACGACCGAGCCGCCTTCCCGGATCCGATTTGCCGCTTGGGTAATCGCGTAGAGCGGTCGGGTCAGAACGGAGCTCGCCAGGTAGCCGGTGAACATCGCCAGCACGATCAAGGCCAGGGTCACTCCCACAGCCCATCGCACAATGTCATTCTGCGATTCGTGCAGATTCACATTGGTCGCGATCACCCCGATCCCGATCACGTCTTGGCTTCGCGAAGAAAACATGTCGGACGTGCCGAACACGATCTGCCGTTTGCCATCGGCGACCTCGCGCATCGAGGATGACAGCGGGCCGGAGAGGAACTCGGCGAGCGGCGGGTGGTCCGCGTCGAGCGTTCGCCCGTGCGGCAATTCGAATCCGAACGTGCGTTCCGGGTCATTGTGGTAGAGATAGTAACCTTCCTGATTCGTCGCGATGTACTGAAAGTTTTCCGAGTCTGGTTTCAAAAGTGGCCTAAACAGCATGTCGAAACGAATGTTCAGTACGATGATGCCAGATTGTTGACCATGGTCATCGTAGACCCCGGCGACAAACCGCACGGTCGGCTGGAAAGGAACCTGGATCTGACCATTTTCCCGGTTCAAGTTGATCTTGGAAACGTAGACTTCGTGATTCTGCAACTGCTTCGAGGCAATGAAATAGTCTCGCCCCGCTTTGGGTTGCAGTCGGTCGTCGGGGACGACCGTTGTCTGGCCATTGGATTGCTCAACACGCACCATTTCTCGACCGTCTTCGTCCAGGCGGATCAGTCGAACCTGGCTGTAGAACGGTTTCGACGACGCGATTTCGGTGAACACCCGTTGCAACTCCGTTTTCGCGAACTTGAAATCGTCCGTATCGCTTTCCCGCTCGGCGAGTGCGACGGTCCGCACGATTGGCAACTGCGAAACCAGACGCACATTGTGTTTGATGTTGTCGACTTCCTGTTCCAAACTGCGGATGTCCGAAACAAGGATCTGACGCAGACTGTCGAACTGCTGCATTTGTGCGATCTGCACATAACCGATGTAGACCGTCGATCCGATCAGGGCTGCGGTCACCAAGATCAAGGTTACCGACAGCCATCTCAGCTGGATCGCAATTCTCATGTTGCCCCTCGGGTGCAGTCGTAGTGAACGTCAGTGGTTATTATGCATAACGGCGAAGCGTTTCGCATCCGTTGGTGTTCAGGCTTTAGCCGCCCAATGTCGCTGCGACGCAGCGAGGGGGAGTCGTCTTGAAGGGCAAGCAGGACAGCGGCACTTCGCACAAGAAACATCGTGAATCCCCGGTCAAACGTAGCTACCTTCGCCAGAAGGTGGATCCCGGGAGATCCCACGCTCGAATCGAGCGTAGCTGCGTCAAACAAAACTGTCGATCGGAAAGATGATTGATCAAATCCAGCAATTGCGAGCAACACGACTGGCACTGGTCCTTGCACTCACATCGTTGGCGGCGAACCCGTTCTGTCTTGCCCAAACGCCGGGGCGCGTCCAAGACCTTCAAACGCCGACGGTGACCGGTGGAGAACCTGCGGCGGGAAAACGCGTCCGACAGGTTTTGCCCGCCTATCGGGGATCCGATGTCTATCACTTGCTGTACCTTCCTTCCGATTGGCAACCCGGCCAGAAATACCCGGTGATCGTCGAGTACGCCGGTAACAAGTATCAAACCAGCCCCGGCACGGTCGAAGGCAGCAATCTGGGTTACGGCATCTCCGGCGGCAAGGGGGCGATCTGGGTCTGTATGCCGTACGTCGATTCGAAGGAACAGCGTAATCAAACGCGGTGGTGGGGCGACGTCGATGCGACCGTTGCGTACTGCAAGGAAACCGTCGCACTGGTCTGTGATCGATTCGGCGGTGACGCGGAAAATGTTTTCATCGCCGGTTTTTCACGCGGGGCGATCGCCGGCAATTTCATCGGACTCTACGACGACCAGATCGCGTCGTTGTGGCGGGGATTCATCTGCCACAGCCACTACGACGGGGTGAAGCAATGGGCGTATGCCGGCAGCGACCGCTTGTCGGCCGCAAAGCGTTTGAGTCGGCTGGGTGACCGGGCACAATTCATTAGCCACGAAAAATCCGTTGATCCAACGCGCGACTATTTGGCTGACGTCATGCCGCAGGGAAACTTCACCTTTCAAGTCCTGGCAGGCTGGGACCATACCGACACCTGGGTTCTGTACGACATTCCAGAGCGGACAACGCTGAGAGAATGGTTTAACGCCACGTGTCAGGAAACTCGCTGATTTGGATGTCCCAAACGATCGGCAACACCCAATAAACAAACACGGTCAACAACACGATCGAGATCACGTTCAACCAGATCCCCACACGCACCATGTCCGGGATTCGCAAGTGACCCGATCCGAACACGACGGCGTTGGGCGGGGTCGCGACCGGCAACATGAACGCACAGGACGCGGCCACCGTCGCGCCGACCATCAACAGGAACGGGTGCACGTTCATGGAAACTGCCATCGACGCCAGAATCGGCAACAGCATCGAGGTGGTTGCCAGATTCGACGTGATCTCGGTCAGAAAGTTGACCGCCGCGACCAGGATCAACACCAGCAGCAGCATCGACACCGACTCGAGCAACGTCGTTTGTGAACCGATCCATACCGCCAATCCGCTGGACGTGAACCCCTCGGCGAGTGCCATCCCGCCGCCGAACAGCAACACGATTCCCCAGGGCAGGTTCTTGGTGTCTTCCCAATCGAGCAGCGGCAACGGTTTGGCATCTTCGTTGACGTTGCCACTGGGAATCAAGAACAGGCACAGCCCACCGGTCATGGCGATGATCGTGTCATCCAGTCGTGGGAATAACCCCAGTTGCTGTTGCAAAAACGACCGGCTGATCCATGCCGCCGCCGTCAAGGAGAACACGCCGAGCAGTAGCTTTTCTTCCCTCGAAAACGCCTTCAACGCATGGAGCTGCTTCTGGATCTCCTGGCGTCCGCCGGGAAAACTCTTCTGTCGGAACTGGAACGCGAATCGTGTTAGGTAGACCCAACACAGGGCCAGCAAGATCAGCGAGATCGGCAATCCAAACTTGAACCACTGCAAAAAGCTGATTTCCACGCCGTAGACTTCTTCGACGACACCGGCCAGCACCAGATTGGGCGGCGTGCCGATCAGGGTGGCGATGCCGCCGATCGACGCGCTGTAGGCGATCGCCAGCATCAACGCCTTGCCAAACGTCTCGTTTTCACCGGCCTCC containing:
- a CDS encoding SLC13 family permease — encoded protein: MTFSAKFVGRLAGPILFALILMFFHPSGLSPEANAVLAATAWIAVWWVTEAIPIAATALLPIVLFSSTGAVDLQATTSQYGHRYIFLYIGGFLIAIAIEKWGLHRRIALNIINLIGTNITSIILGFMVATAGLSMWISNTATAVMMLPIGMAIVAQLRDNPQTEAGENETFGKALMLAIAYSASIGGIATLIGTPPNLVLAGVVEEVYGVEISFLQWFKFGLPISLILLALCWVYLTRFAFQFRQKSFPGGRQEIQKQLHALKAFSREEKLLLGVFSLTAAAWISRSFLQQQLGLFPRLDDTIIAMTGGLCLFLIPSGNVNEDAKPLPLLDWEDTKNLPWGIVLLFGGGMALAEGFTSSGLAVWIGSQTTLLESVSMLLLVLILVAAVNFLTEITSNLATTSMLLPILASMAVSMNVHPFLLMVGATVAASCAFMLPVATPPNAVVFGSGHLRIPDMVRVGIWLNVISIVLLTVFVYWVLPIVWDIQISEFPDTWR
- a CDS encoding sensor histidine kinase, with translation MRIAIQLRWLSVTLILVTAALIGSTVYIGYVQIAQMQQFDSLRQILVSDIRSLEQEVDNIKHNVRLVSQLPIVRTVALAERESDTDDFKFAKTELQRVFTEIASSKPFYSQVRLIRLDEDGREMVRVEQSNGQTTVVPDDRLQPKAGRDYFIASKQLQNHEVYVSKINLNRENGQIQVPFQPTVRFVAGVYDDHGQQSGIIVLNIRFDMLFRPLLKPDSENFQYIATNQEGYYLYHNDPERTFGFELPHGRTLDADHPPLAEFLSGPLSSSMREVADGKRQIVFGTSDMFSSRSQDVIGIGVIATNVNLHESQNDIVRWAVGVTLALIVLAMFTGYLASSVLTRPLYAITQAANRIREGGSVVELPKDRTDEIGVLATAFEEMAVTIKNKESKLVRANRRLKITNSDLEHFAHLAAHDLREPARMQSNLMGLIAHHLKEIDDEELRFLISNASRCSDQMLAMVQDFRMLTQVSEERIERQPLDFDRIINPVLQEFETSIRARQVVLEKDVHPGDLLGYESYLELLYRNLVSNALAHADGNGFTLHFTANHSGETWVLGVKNSGSSIPQNQLKEVFKMYRTTGGSAHSGTGVGLSLCKRIVDKHSGVIYAESGEDFTHIKFTLSDTNGTEIT